The Bacillus sp. F19 DNA segment ATCTACGAAGAATTGCTTCAGCTAGCTGAGAAGGAGAAACATTAATGGTATGGTAAAGCATCAATGGATGTCCTTATTGGGCTTAGCAAATCGGGCAAGAAAGATTGTTTCAGGAGAAGAACTTGTCATCAAAGAAGTAAGACAATGCCGTGCAAAACTTGTTCTGCTCTCTAAAGATGCATCAGAAAATACTGCTAAAAAGGTTCATGATAAATGCAGTTTTTACAACATTCCTGTTGTCTCGGTCCCAGATCGGTACCTGTTAGGTCAGGCGATTGGAAAGGATGCTCGAGTCGTTGTGGCATTAGTTGATGCAGGCTTTGCTGCAAAAATGAAAACCTTGCTCGATTAAATTTCTTGGGGGTGACCATATGACGAAAATGAGAGTTTACGAATATGCAAAAAAACAAAACATATCAAGCAAGGATGTTATAACAGCCTTGCAGAGTATGAATGTTGAAGTCAGCAACCATATGTCAACAATTGATGATCATGTAATCGTCAAACTGGACGGAAAATACAAGGCAGATAAGAAAGAAACAACTAAATCCATTTCTGTCAAACAAAGGGAAGATCACAAAACGCCTATGCAAAAACAAGAGAATACTAACAACACAAAACCGGCTAATCCAACTAAACCAGCAGCAAAAGGCGGCAGCAAGCCGTTTAATCAGCAGGGAAAATCAAACAATAACCGAAATAACAATAACAAGAAAAATTTCGGGAATAAGAAAAACAACAGCAGCAACAATCAGCGCAGACCGCAAGGCGGAGCGCCTGTACAGCCTAAAAAAGAAATGCCAAGCAAAATTACATTTACAGGCAGCCTTACAGTAGGAGAATTAGCAGGCAAGCTTCATAAAGAGCCTTCTGAAATCATTAAAAAGTTATTCATGCTTGGCGTAATGGCAACAATCAATCAGGATCTTGATAAAGATTCAATCGAATTAATTGCCGGCGAGTATGGTGTAGAAGTTGAAGAAGTGATTGTTTTTGATGTAACAGAATTTGAAGGCTATGCAACAGAGGATCAAGAAGATCAGCTTCAAATCCGTCCGCCGGTTGTTACGATCATGGGGCACGTTGACCATGGTAAAACAACTCTGCTCGACTCGATTCGAAATACAAAAGTTACAGCAGGCGAAGCTGGCGGTATCACTCAGCATATCGGTGCGTATCAGGTTGTTGTAAACAACAAAAAAATTACCTTCCTTGATACTCCGGGACATGCTGCATTTACAACAATGCGTGCCCGCGGTGCTCAAGTAACAGATATTACAATCCTGGTTGTAGCAGCAGATGATGGCGTTATGCCTCAAACAGTGGAAGCTATCAGCCATGCAAAAGCGGCTGAAGTTCCAATCATTGTTGCTGTAAACAAAATGGATAAAGAATCAGCAAACCCTGACCGAGTGATGCAGGAGCTGACTGAATACGGTTTAGTATCTGAAGCATGGGGCGGGGACACGATTTTTGTTCCGCTTTCAGCTTTATCGGGTGATGGAATTGAAGAATTGCTTGAAATGATCCTGCTTGTAAGTGAAGTAGAAGAATGGAAAGCAAATCCTAACCGGGCAGCGACAGGAACTGTTATTGAAGCGCAGCTTGATAAAGGCCGCGGTTCAGTAGCTACACTTCTTGTACAAAATGGAACACTTCGTGTTGGCGACTCAATCGTAGTAGGAAATACATTCGGACGTGTACGTGCAATGGTGAATGATCTTGGCCGCCGTGTGAAAGAAGTAGGTCCTTCTACTCCTGTTGAGATCACTGGCCTGAATGATGTGCCGCTTGCAGGAGATCAATTCATGGTCTTCACTGATGAGAAAAAAGCACGTCAGGTTGGAGAAGCGCGTGCAAGCAAGCAGATTGATGAACAGCGTAAAGAAGGCGCGAAACTAAGCCTTGATGACCTGTTTGAACAAATTAAACAGGGCGATATCAAAGATATCAACCTTATCGTAAAAGCGGATGTTCAAGGATCTG contains these protein-coding regions:
- a CDS encoding YlxQ family RNA-binding protein; this translates as MVKHQWMSLLGLANRARKIVSGEELVIKEVRQCRAKLVLLSKDASENTAKKVHDKCSFYNIPVVSVPDRYLLGQAIGKDARVVVALVDAGFAAKMKTLLD
- the infB gene encoding translation initiation factor IF-2, translated to MTKMRVYEYAKKQNISSKDVITALQSMNVEVSNHMSTIDDHVIVKLDGKYKADKKETTKSISVKQREDHKTPMQKQENTNNTKPANPTKPAAKGGSKPFNQQGKSNNNRNNNNKKNFGNKKNNSSNNQRRPQGGAPVQPKKEMPSKITFTGSLTVGELAGKLHKEPSEIIKKLFMLGVMATINQDLDKDSIELIAGEYGVEVEEVIVFDVTEFEGYATEDQEDQLQIRPPVVTIMGHVDHGKTTLLDSIRNTKVTAGEAGGITQHIGAYQVVVNNKKITFLDTPGHAAFTTMRARGAQVTDITILVVAADDGVMPQTVEAISHAKAAEVPIIVAVNKMDKESANPDRVMQELTEYGLVSEAWGGDTIFVPLSALSGDGIEELLEMILLVSEVEEWKANPNRAATGTVIEAQLDKGRGSVATLLVQNGTLRVGDSIVVGNTFGRVRAMVNDLGRRVKEVGPSTPVEITGLNDVPLAGDQFMVFTDEKKARQVGEARASKQIDEQRKEGAKLSLDDLFEQIKQGDIKDINLIVKADVQGSAEALAASLQKIDVEGVKVKIILTGVGAITESDIILASASNAIVIGFNVRPDGNAKRTADAEKVDIRLHRIIYKVIEEIEAAMKGMLDPEFEEKVIGQVEVRQTIKVSKIGTIAGSYVTDGKITRDSSIRVIRDGVVVFEGEVDVLKRFKDDVKEVAQNYECGITIKNFNDIKEGDIIEAYVMQEIERK